A portion of the Helicobacter jaachi genome contains these proteins:
- a CDS encoding sugar phosphate isomerase/epimerase family protein: MINIYISSSCIKAHTIAQSVETLAKAGFKRIELSGGSVYYERILEDLLDLKARYSLHYLCHNYFPPPKQDFVVNLASLDSINFERSLVHLLESLRFSHLLGAKHFGFHAGFFASISPKDLGNLSQTYTLQDKEQSMERFIHGFHTLKARADELDIRLYIENNVINAANCARYGHWDLAMLLSFEQFCALKKRIDFSLLLDIGHLQVSARTMGLDFMQELAQCLEVADYVHISENNALSDENKPLSEQSAFLPLLQKSHQKHRIYTLEIYAPFKDIHSSYAILERALRAK, encoded by the coding sequence TTGATAAATATCTATATATCTAGCTCTTGTATCAAAGCTCACACCATCGCTCAAAGTGTAGAAACACTTGCTAAAGCAGGTTTTAAGCGCATTGAGCTAAGTGGCGGGAGTGTGTATTATGAGCGTATTTTAGAGGATTTGCTTGATTTAAAGGCGCGCTATAGCTTGCATTATCTATGCCATAACTACTTTCCACCGCCAAAGCAGGACTTTGTAGTTAATCTTGCGAGCTTAGATTCTATAAATTTTGAACGCTCGCTTGTGCATTTATTAGAATCTTTGCGCTTTTCTCACTTGCTTGGAGCAAAGCATTTTGGCTTTCATGCGGGATTTTTTGCAAGCATTAGCCCAAAGGATTTAGGAAATTTGAGCCAAACATACACCCTGCAGGATAAGGAGCAGAGCATGGAGCGTTTTATTCATGGCTTTCATACTTTAAAAGCGCGTGCAGATGAGCTAGATATAAGGCTCTATATTGAAAATAATGTGATAAATGCCGCAAATTGTGCGCGTTATGGGCATTGGGATTTGGCAATGTTATTAAGTTTTGAGCAGTTTTGCGCTCTTAAAAAACGCATAGATTTTTCATTACTACTTGATATTGGGCATTTGCAGGTAAGTGCTAGGACTATGGGGCTAGATTTTATGCAAGAGCTAGCTCAATGCTTAGAGGTGGCAGATTATGTGCATATCAGTGAGAATAATGCTTTGAGTGATGAAAATAAGCCACTAAGTGAGCAAAGCGCGTTTCTCCCATTGCTGCAAAAATCACACCAAAAGCATAGAATCTATACGCTTGAAATTTACGCCCCGTTTAAAGACATTCATAGCAGTTACGCGATTTTAGAGCGGGCATTACGCGCAAAATAA
- a CDS encoding N-acetyl sugar amidotransferase yields the protein MRYCKKCVMPDTRPGITFDSDGVCMPCKNHERKQKVDYKARFEEFKKLCDKYRGSNGDSWDCAIAVSGGKDSHFQTYMMKEVMGMNPILFSVEDNFSMTEAGKHNLRNISEEFGCHLITLKPDLRTQKALMRKTFEQYGKPTWFIDRLIYTYPIHMALKFNTPLLVYGENVSYEYGGGDSEETYSAREILSNGVASDIPLNELIDERISKKDLELTIAPPPQTFSKIDPIYLSYFVPWNSYSNYIFAKSRGFHDLIGEWDRTMSIESFDQVDSVAYLVHAWMKYPKFGHACATDYAARFVRYGLMSRDEAIAAVKERDHALDSKAVADFCNFAGYRESEFWAIIDRFYNRDIFTKDSFNRWVLKDPIWAQK from the coding sequence ATGAGATATTGTAAAAAGTGTGTGATGCCCGATACGCGTCCGGGTATTACATTTGATAGTGATGGCGTGTGTATGCCGTGCAAAAACCACGAGCGTAAGCAAAAAGTGGATTATAAAGCACGATTTGAGGAGTTTAAAAAGCTTTGCGATAAGTATCGTGGGAGTAATGGCGATTCGTGGGATTGCGCGATAGCAGTGAGCGGGGGTAAAGATTCTCACTTTCAAACATATATGATGAAAGAAGTCATGGGAATGAACCCGATTTTGTTTTCTGTGGAGGATAATTTCTCAATGACAGAGGCGGGCAAGCATAATTTGCGCAATATTTCTGAAGAATTTGGCTGTCATCTTATCACCTTAAAGCCTGATTTACGCACGCAAAAGGCACTTATGCGCAAGACATTTGAGCAATATGGCAAACCCACTTGGTTTATTGATAGGCTCATTTACACTTATCCAATTCATATGGCATTAAAATTTAATACACCATTGCTCGTGTATGGCGAGAATGTAAGCTATGAGTATGGCGGTGGCGATAGTGAGGAGACATACAGCGCGCGTGAGATTTTAAGCAATGGCGTGGCAAGCGATATTCCATTAAATGAACTTATCGATGAGCGCATTTCCAAAAAAGACCTAGAACTTACTATTGCCCCCCCCCCGCAGACTTTTAGTAAAATAGACCCTATTTATCTTTCATACTTTGTCCCCTGGAATTCTTACTCAAATTATATTTTTGCAAAATCGCGCGGCTTTCATGATTTAATTGGCGAATGGGATAGAACCATGAGCATCGAGAGCTTTGACCAAGTAGATTCTGTAGCGTATTTGGTGCATGCGTGGATGAAGTATCCTAAATTTGGACATGCGTGCGCGACTGATTATGCCGCGCGTTTTGTGCGTTATGGACTGATGAGTCGCGATGAAGCCATAGCGGCGGTAAAAGAGCGAGACCACGCGCTAGATTCAAAAGCAGTGGCGGATTTTTGTAATTTTGCCGGCTATAGGGAGAGCGAGTTTTGGGCAATTATAGACAGATTCTATAATCGTGATATTTTTACCAAAGATAGCTTTAATCGATGGGTGCTTAAAGACCCTATTTGGGCGCAAAAGTAA
- a CDS encoding class I SAM-dependent methyltransferase, translated as MNTQNPHTTPMCAGGGVTSHSNSHATLADSKNPASNDCCGASDNSQATYAQKYAGGYGIRYPEGHVIRFYERILRYELKKLSGKMLDFGCGNGTHAQYFTDKGYEVYGVDIIESALTQASKAIGQRAKLITPNQSLQGLFVDSHNKPLCFDIIFANQSLYYLDSEHLRNCVQELYDMSSPGAICFFTMMSRKNGYAKHIARELENGLSEVVLSGRLQERSYIHFIDDVAGLQAAFAPFKPLYIGEYNIFELYEPYSSEGSSHHFIFIGKKE; from the coding sequence ATGAATACACAAAATCCACATACCACGCCTATGTGTGCGGGGGGGGGGGTAACCTCTCATAGTAATTCTCATGCCACTCTTGCAGATTCTAAAAATCCCGCGAGTAACGATTGCTGCGGTGCTAGTGATAATTCACAAGCAACCTATGCGCAAAAATACGCAGGAGGCTATGGCATTAGGTATCCTGAAGGGCATGTCATACGCTTTTATGAGCGGATTTTACGCTATGAGCTAAAAAAACTTAGCGGGAAAATGCTTGATTTTGGCTGCGGGAATGGCACGCACGCGCAATATTTTACCGATAAAGGCTATGAAGTCTATGGCGTGGATATTATAGAATCTGCGCTCACTCAAGCATCAAAAGCCATAGGGCAGCGCGCTAAACTCATCACACCAAATCAAAGTTTGCAAGGGCTTTTTGTAGATTCTCATAATAAGCCGCTTTGCTTTGATATTATCTTTGCTAATCAAAGTTTGTATTACTTAGATAGCGAGCATTTGCGTAATTGTGTGCAAGAGCTTTATGATATGAGTAGTCCCGGGGCGATTTGCTTTTTTACGATGATGAGTAGGAAAAATGGCTATGCCAAACACATCGCAAGGGAGCTTGAAAATGGCTTGAGCGAGGTGGTTTTAAGCGGGAGATTGCAAGAGAGGAGCTACATTCATTTTATCGATGATGTAGCGGGCTTACAAGCGGCGTTTGCTCCTTTCAAACCTCTGTATATAGGCGAGTATAATATATTTGAACTCTATGAGCCTTATAGCAGTGAAGGAAGCTCACATCATTTTATTTTCATTGGGAAAAAGGAATAG
- a CDS encoding class I SAM-dependent methyltransferase: MCGGGGQLKSPPQHTKSQSDYPQSICDIGCSNGDFLFYLSDVFPHAKLYGIDILPSLLEKTRQDFKAHNKPCPTLWEGDIQSGLNLPKERFDMVFLNGVIGIFDDLHKPLEHFANLINPKGVGYIWGCFNPYPIDVFIKGRVCGSSHLESGWNLHSKQSVLEICDGLGLKGVFYDDFDIGIDLPQSEDYLRTWTFRLEGGKRAIINGLSLVHNFSLLELTYRI; the protein is encoded by the coding sequence TTGTGCGGGGGGGGGGGGCAGCTTAAAAGCCCTCCTCAACACACGAAATCCCAAAGCGATTATCCACAAAGTATATGCGATATAGGCTGCTCAAATGGCGATTTTTTATTTTATCTAAGCGATGTATTTCCACATGCTAAGCTTTATGGGATAGATATTTTGCCAAGCTTACTTGAGAAAACAAGGCAGGATTTTAAAGCGCATAATAAACCTTGCCCTACCTTGTGGGAGGGTGATATACAAAGTGGCTTGAATCTACCAAAAGAGCGCTTTGATATGGTGTTTTTAAATGGCGTGATAGGCATTTTTGATGATTTGCATAAGCCTTTGGAGCATTTTGCAAATCTCATAAATCCTAAAGGTGTAGGCTATATATGGGGCTGCTTTAATCCCTACCCTATTGATGTGTTTATTAAAGGCAGAGTGTGCGGGAGCAGTCATTTAGAATCTGGCTGGAATTTGCACAGCAAGCAAAGTGTGCTAGAAATATGCGATGGCTTAGGGCTTAAGGGCGTGTTTTATGATGATTTTGACATAGGCATTGATTTGCCGCAGAGTGAGGATTATCTGCGCACTTGGACATTTAGGCTTGAGGGTGGCAAGAGGGCGATTATTAATGGGCTTTCACTTGTGCATAATTTTTCACTTTTAGAGCTTACTTATAGAATCTAG
- a CDS encoding OmpW family outer membrane protein, protein MVKKSVLALALCGLSVASAEQAGGLFVGVGAGVPITTPSYGGALKSIQDILPNTGIGYNVSLMAGYRQALNQDMGLRYYAEYNYSESYGDGDGTLMGLMPAKTKADIKQQLATINVDYYYQATSAFSVYAGIGLGYQSFKPSWTPTIMGAEQNAIGGAQKGGLAVPLNIGASFNVNAHNQITLGAKIPLVAYDYKTSVPGATLGQQGELPANVKLRTYIVQIGYNYTF, encoded by the coding sequence ATGGTAAAAAAATCGGTATTAGCCTTGGCTTTATGTGGTTTAAGTGTAGCAAGTGCAGAGCAGGCAGGTGGCTTGTTTGTGGGAGTAGGAGCTGGCGTGCCTATCACTACACCAAGCTATGGCGGAGCGCTAAAGAGTATTCAAGATATTTTGCCAAACACAGGTATTGGCTATAATGTCTCGCTTATGGCAGGTTATCGTCAAGCGCTCAATCAAGATATGGGCTTAAGATACTACGCAGAATACAACTATAGTGAATCTTATGGAGATGGTGATGGCACGCTAATGGGATTAATGCCTGCTAAAACAAAGGCGGATATTAAACAACAGCTTGCTACTATCAATGTGGATTATTACTATCAAGCTACTAGCGCATTTAGCGTATATGCGGGTATTGGCTTAGGGTATCAAAGCTTTAAACCTAGCTGGACGCCAACGATTATGGGTGCAGAGCAAAATGCCATAGGTGGCGCGCAAAAGGGTGGGTTGGCTGTGCCTTTAAACATTGGAGCGAGCTTTAATGTAAATGCGCATAATCAAATCACACTTGGTGCAAAAATCCCGCTTGTTGCTTATGATTATAAAACTTCTGTGCCCGGTGCGACTTTAGGGCAGCAAGGTGAGCTTCCAGCAAATGTCAAGCTAAGGACTTATATTGTCCAAATTGGCTATAATTATACATTTTAA